In one window of Hymenobacter nivis DNA:
- a CDS encoding IS701 family transposase, with protein sequence MKVTAQLYGQFLVSSQVNYTGTYLAEHLEGLSHDNVRYFLKTRRFTPRQLWQQVRPQVMLSARGYVLFDDTVLDKHHSRRIELVRRQYSGNAHGVIAGIGLVTCVYVNPETDQFWLIDYRLFAPDTDGKTKLDHVADMLGQLAPRSIPYRTVLMDSWYATTALFKWLLDEGKTFYCPLKSNRLVDDSGGQQPYQPVACLCWSAAEVEAGKILKVKGMPKDCKLKLFRVLVSTHRTDYLLTNEVEPLHTAAAEHESSVRWTIEQFHRELKQLTGVQACQCRLARSQRNHIALAVRAWTCLKQAAYQTKQTVYQLKQGFLDEYMRHELRQPSLAFA encoded by the coding sequence ATGAAAGTGACGGCACAACTGTACGGGCAGTTTTTGGTGAGCAGCCAGGTCAACTACACGGGGACGTATCTGGCCGAGCATCTGGAGGGCCTCTCGCACGACAACGTGCGCTATTTTCTCAAAACCCGGCGTTTCACCCCCCGCCAGCTCTGGCAGCAAGTACGCCCACAGGTGATGCTCAGCGCGCGGGGCTACGTCCTGTTTGACGACACGGTGCTCGACAAGCACCACAGCCGGCGCATCGAACTCGTACGCCGCCAGTACAGCGGCAACGCCCACGGCGTGATTGCCGGCATCGGCCTGGTGACGTGTGTGTACGTCAACCCCGAAACCGACCAGTTCTGGCTCATTGACTACCGCCTTTTCGCCCCCGACACCGACGGCAAGACCAAGCTCGACCATGTGGCCGACATGCTCGGGCAATTGGCCCCGCGCAGTATCCCATACCGCACGGTGCTCATGGATAGCTGGTACGCCACCACGGCCCTGTTCAAGTGGCTGCTGGACGAAGGCAAAACATTTTACTGCCCGCTGAAAAGCAACCGGCTCGTCGATGATTCCGGCGGCCAGCAGCCCTACCAGCCCGTGGCCTGCCTGTGCTGGTCGGCCGCCGAAGTAGAAGCTGGCAAAATCCTGAAAGTGAAGGGCATGCCCAAAGATTGCAAACTGAAACTCTTCCGCGTACTGGTGTCCACCCACCGGACGGACTACCTCCTCACCAACGAGGTTGAGCCCTTGCACACGGCCGCTGCCGAACACGAAAGCAGCGTCCGCTGGACGATTGAGCAGTTTCACCGCGAACTCAAGCAACTCACCGGCGTGCAGGCCTGCCAGTGCCGGCTGGCCCGCAGTCAGCGCAATCATATTGCCCTGGCCGTGCGCGCTTGGACCTGCCTTAAACAAGCCGCCTACCAAACCAAACAAACCGTCTATCAGCTCAAACAAGGCTTTTTGGATGAGTATATGCGACATGAATTACGCCAGCCTTCGCTCGCGTTTGCGTAA
- a CDS encoding TOBE domain-containing protein, whose translation MRPEGLRLGAPSAGAAAGTVRAVRFMGSYYELEIQLAAATVRLPAAAAALAPGDAVHVALAPGAGWEVKDDGGRDA comes from the coding sequence GTGCGCCCCGAAGGCCTGCGCCTCGGGGCCCCCAGCGCCGGCGCTGCGGCCGGCACAGTACGGGCCGTGCGCTTCATGGGCAGTTATTACGAGCTGGAAATTCAGCTCGCCGCCGCTACCGTGCGCCTGCCCGCCGCTGCCGCCGCCCTGGCCCCCGGCGACGCGGTGCACGTGGCCCTGGCCCCCGGCGCCGGCTGGGAAGTAAAGGACGACGGGGGAAGGGACGCGTAA